CGATCCGCCGACCTGATTGATCCCCTCGAACTTCTTCGGGTTGAAGGGCACCGGCTCGATGTCGCCGAAGTACGTGCGGTAGAGGCCGTAGAGCACCAGCGAGCCGATGGTCGCGATGTAGAGATAGGTGGGCACCGCGAAGACCGTGCCCGACTCCTTCAACCCGCGCAGGTTGGCCAGCGTGATCAATGCGATGAGGCCGAGCCCCAGCAGCACGCGTGAGTTCTCCAGCCCGTGGAACGCGGGCAGGGAGACGATGGCCGCCACGCCGGCCGAGATCGACACCGCCACGGTGAGGATGTAGTCGACGAGCAACGACGCGCCTGCCACCAGCGACGGGTAGCGGCCCAGGTTGTCGCGACTGACCAGATAGGACCCGCCGCCGCCCGGATAGGCGAAGATCGTCTGGCGATACGACGTGACCACGAGCGCGACGAGAATCGCAACGACGATCGAGATGGGTACCAGCCGGGAGAGCCCGAGTGCGAGGCTCGAGCCCCCGACCGCGGTGACGAACAGGATCTCTTCGGTGGCGTACGCCGTCGAGGACAGCGCGTCCGACGCGAACACCGGCAGCGCGATGAGCTTGGGGAGGCGGTGCCGTTCCTGGTCGAGGGTCGCGATCGGGCGCCCGACGAACGTGCGTTTGAGAAAGGTGTACACGAGGGCGCGCCCCTCGACTCAGCGGGCGAGGAGCTCTGATCGCCCCCAGGTGGGACGCAGCCGGGACTCGACCGCGGTCGGGATCTGCACGCGCCAGCCGGCGCGTACGAGCTCGTCGCGCGTGTAGCGGACCTCGCCACCCTCGCCATCCGCCAACCGCACGATCCAGGCGGAGCCCTGGTCGAGCACTGCCTCGAACACCGTGGTGGCCCGTTGGTCGACCTCACCGAGTTGCAACCACCCGTGCCGATCCGCTCCCGTGATCTCCACGTCGAACGCATACGGCGTCGGGTTCACCACCGTGATCCGGTTGACGAAGGTCGGGCCTGCGAGGAGTCGGGTCGCGCCGATGAGGCAGGTGAGCGTGGCCAGCGCGGCGACGAGCCACAACCACCGGAGCGGGCCGACTCTCGGAAGATCGCGCCTGGGAGCCGTGCGGTCAGTGGTGCTCGGGCTCACGGAACGAGCTCATCGCTCGGTGATGGACGACTCGTGGCTCGAGGCGTGGCCGCCACTGCCTGATGCCGCGGTGCGCCACGGCTGACGGCGACCGCGCGCCGACGACGTTGATGCACGAAGGAACCTCCCGCTGAAGGCCGCGAGGGCCGAAGATGACCTGGTCAGTCGAACGAGGCACGCGCCTGAGCGCGACCCACGACGATCAGGAGAGCGGGGGTCCCCTGGGCGCGAGCGACCACGCCGAGCTCGGGCAGGCTCGCAACGTCCGCCGTTCGAATCGGAGCAGACTCCACCGGTGCAAGAGCGCACACACCACGACCAGGGCGACGAGAGGCATGGCGCCGCCGCGTGGAGGGGGCCGATGGAGCGAGCCCGCGCGTCGCGAGTTGGGGGATGCCTCCAGCCCGATCGGCTGCAGCCCGACCGCCACGTAGCCCGGGTCGAGCAGGTGTTGCCCGGGTCCGGTGCGGCTTGTCAGCTCTCCCAGCTGCGACCCCCCCGCCACCGCGACAAGGGTCAGCGCCACGACGGCGAACGCGATCGGAAGCCGTTTCCGGGAGCTCATCCGGGGCCAGCCTAAGCGGCCACGCACGCCCCGGCACTCTGGCGGCCGATCCGCGATCTGAAGCTCAGCTATCCCTACGGTGCGCCGGGAGTCTCGCGAACGGACGACGCGGGCAGCAACGTCGCCGCGGCGGCCTCCTTGGCCAGAAATGCGCCCAGCTCCTGGATGGTGCTCATGAGCGGCGCGGGGAAGACCACCGTCGTGTTCTTGTCGACGCCGATCTCGACCAGGCTCTGCAGGTTGCGGAGCTGCAACGCGAGCGGGTGGGCCATCATCGTGTCGGACGCCTCGCCGAGCGCGGCGGCGGCCAACGACTCGCCTTCCGCCGCGATGATCTTCGCCCGCTTCTCGCGCTCCGCTTCGGCCTGGCGGGCCATCGCCCGTTTCATGCTGTCGGGGAGTTGGATGTCCTTCAGCTCGACCAGGGTGACCACCACGCCCCACTCCTCGGTCGCCACGTCGAGGATCTCGCGGATGCTGACATTGATGCGGTCGGTCTCCGCAAGCGTCTCGTCCAGCGTGTGCTGGCCGACCACCTTGCGCAGTGTGGTCTGCGCGATCTGGTTGATGGCGGTGGCCACGTTCTCGATCGCGACCACCGACTTCGTCGCGTCGACCACCCGGTAGTAGGCAACGGCGGAGACGTCGACGCTCACGTTGTCCCGCGTGATGATGCCCTGGGACTGAATCGGCATCGTGACGATGCGCAGCGACACCCGGCGCAGCACGTCGACCACCGGCACGATGAACGTCAGGCCGGGCTTCCTGACCCCCACGACCCGTCCCAGCCTGAACAGCACCCCCTCCTCGTACTGCTTCACGATGCGGAGCGACAGCATGAGGGCGATCAGGGCCAGCACGACGAGGACCACGAACACTGTGATCAGTACGGCCATTTCCGGACTCCCTTGGTCTTGGTGGACGCAACGCTAGAGGCCCCGCGACGGACAGCATTAGCGTCACGCGGATGACGATGCCCCGTGACGTGGTCGTCGTGCTGCTCGACAGCCTCAACCGCCACCTCGTCGGTTGCTACGGCGGCACCGAGCTCGACACACCCAACCTCGACCGGTTGGCGAGCCGCTCGGTGCGCTTCACCAATCACCAGGCCGGCTCGCTCCCGTGCATCCCGGCCCGCCACGACCTGCTCGTGGGCGCGCTCGACTTCCCGTGGAAGCCATGGGGCTCGATCGAGGTGTGGGAGGACGCGGTCACCCACCTGCTGCGAAGCGACGCGGGCATCTCCACCATGCTCGTCACCGACCATCCCCACCTGTTCGAGGCCGGCGGGGAGAACTACCACAACGACTTCGCGGCGTGGGACTACGTGCGCGGCCACGAGGACGATCCGTGGCGCACCCGCCCCGACCCGTCGTGGATCGGGGCGCCGGCCCTGCCCGCCCAGGCCGCGCCGTTTCGGCGGGGATACGACCTCAGCCGCACCTGGTTCCGCGACGAGGCGGACTTCCCCGGCCCAAAGACGATGACCGCGGCCGCCGGTTGGCTCGATCAGGAGCTGGCGGCGACGCGTGGCCCCGATGAACGGGCCTTGCTGCTCGTGGACGAGTTCGATCCCCACGAGTTACTTGAATCTGAACGCATGAGGTTCCCCCTAACCGAACGTCTGTTCGCTAGGCTGCCGGCGTGGTACCTCACGAGCTCGAGAACCTGCGGCGCAGCCTCGCCATGCTCAACCCCGGCGCGACTGCTTCACTCTCGCGCGAGGAGGCAATGCGACTCATTACCGAGGTGGTCGACCTCCAGGCCCGCCTCGAGCGGCTACACGCCGGGCTGCGCGCGCTGGTGGACGAGGCCGAGCACCGGTAGCGACACGCAGGTATCTGACGACTGTCGCCCCCGAGGGCTGGGTGTTGGATCGCGTCCTTTCCCTCGTCACCGGGGGCGGCGTCGCGTTCCCGGTTAGCTCGCCCGACGCAGCCGCCTCAGCGCCGTCCGCTCCCGCGTGGACAGACCGCCCCACACCCCGTGCCGCTCGTCGTGCTCGAGCGCGAACGCGAGGCATACGTCCCGAACGAGGCACCGCGCGCACACGGCCTTGGCCGGCTCACTCGACTCGCCGAGCGCAGGGAAGAACGACACCTCCGGGTGCTCGCGGCACAGGCCGTCGCGCATCCACCTCGGGCGCCGGCCGAAGAGCTCGAGCGCATCGCTGGCCGTACGCGCCTCGGTTCGGCCGAGTCCCTCGCCGTAGATCGCCACGTCAGCCCATGAGGTAGAAGAACAGCAAGAAGGCCACCGCCGCGATGAATACCGCCGCGACGATGACGATTTGCCTGCGGGTGTG
This genomic interval from Actinomycetota bacterium contains the following:
- a CDS encoding WhiB family transcriptional regulator codes for the protein MRDGLCREHPEVSFFPALGESSEPAKAVCARCLVRDVCLAFALEHDERHGVWGGLSTRERTALRRLRRAS
- a CDS encoding slipin family protein — encoded protein: MTVFVVLVVLALIALMLSLRIVKQYEEGVLFRLGRVVGVRKPGLTFIVPVVDVLRRVSLRIVTMPIQSQGIITRDNVSVDVSAVAYYRVVDATKSVVAIENVATAINQIAQTTLRKVVGQHTLDETLAETDRINVSIREILDVATEEWGVVVTLVELKDIQLPDSMKRAMARQAEAEREKRAKIIAAEGESLAAAALGEASDTMMAHPLALQLRNLQSLVEIGVDKNTTVVFPAPLMSTIQELGAFLAKEAAAATLLPASSVRETPGAP